In Ammospiza nelsoni isolate bAmmNel1 chromosome 11, bAmmNel1.pri, whole genome shotgun sequence, the genomic window TTTCACCCTCATGTTTCTGATGATATAGTTGagattatataaataattagaATCTGTATCTTTTCAGTTTTCCCATTCATGCCCTGAGTATTTTGGTAcaccttcattttcttttcaattctaTGGTTTCCCTCCGGTGTTTTAAATCAgatgttttaatattttgctaTCTGTGCTGCCACTCCGTCGATCTACTGAAGAGGGCCAAGCAGTGCCAGTCTGCCGGCAGGTCCCAGAGGTCGCTCCTTCGGGCGGCCGCGGGGCAGGagcggccccggcgctgccATGGCCGGGCTCCCCTCAGCTGTCGGCACTGCCAGCCCGGCGCTGCCATGGCCGGGCTCCCCTCAGCTGTCGGCACTGCCAGCCCGGCGCTGCCATGGCCGGGCTCCCCTCAGCTGTCGGCACTGCCAGCCCGGCGCTGCCATGGCCGGGCTCCCCTCAGCTGTCGGCACTGCCAGCCCGGCGCTGCCATGGCCGGGCTCCCCTCAGCTCTCGGCACTGCCAGCCCGGCACGGCCATGGCAGGGCTtccctcaggagctggcagtgccagcccggCTCTGCCAGGGACTCTGGCACTGCCACGGCGCAcggcagctctggcactgcagcctcGGCCGGCAGccagctctgagggctgggacCCCGCAGCGGCCGCACGCTTCTCCCAGAGCCCGAGCAGCGGCTGCACGCTCCCAACACCGAGCCGGGAATGCGTCCAGGAACAGCGCGGGCTCGGCTCTGGGCACGAACCGCCCCGCCCCTCACACCCGCCCGCCCCTTCCCGccctccggccccgccgcgcggCGCCCGCGCTGTCATGGCGGCTCTCGCCCACAAGGCGGCGCCCTGAGCCCTGCAACGGCGCCGCGAACCTTCTGGCGCTCTGGAAGGCGCGGGCCCGGACCCGTTGCAAACTGGGCCCTACGTCccatttcctgaagaaaacatGTCCTGTCATGCCTGGGCTTTACACACTTCCAAGCCTGATCAACAGGAAGAGACGTTTAACCTGTGACACACATAGCAGCCTACAAGCTCGAAGTGATGGCCAGGggttagaaaagcaaagtaCTTGTTGCTAGAATTGTCTTCCAAGACTCCAGGCTGGGCACGTTTCACTGATCTCAAACCCAGAGGGGGGTTGACAAAGCTTGGGAAGAGGGATTCCCACTGATAGTGGACACAAAGGATGCAGAATTTCActtgctttaaaattttaaaagtttaatagtaataaattagttataaaaataagaataaaaattagagaaaaaataatttggacaattagaGGTAGGACAATAAAGGgcaattaaaaaagcaaagaattgcAGATGTctgggtgctctgctctgcctcagaaGACACTttgctaacaaaggattaacccttaaaagtaATAGCCTGTTGCCtattcatatatctcatacatgatgccAAAATCCTTTTCAAACAATGGGTGTTTTCTTGTTCTTGTCAACCCCTCCTTCATCTTGTAAATCAATTGTCTTGGTCCCTCAAAGTCTGGTTCTTCCCGATAAGGAGgcaatatttcttttctcagaGTTTTGGTGTCTTGTTACTGTTATCTCTCCATGAGCTATTtagaaaaagtatcttacatcacAGAGTTTCTGTAGCCTAAAACTATATTCACCACACTACTTTAAAAGATTAGCATAGCACTACAAAAAAGGATGAATACAACATAACTTTCCAACATCACACATAtagtattaattttaatatttgcgaaaagccaatcatataatatgcattttccacaccttctctgctccttctttttctcaatATATATTGTAAACCTGACTAAAAAAACTAGTTCGAGCCACAGTCAGTGCCTTATTCTGAAAACTTACAGCTGACTAAAAGGTTTAGTGCCTTACAGAGCAGGTTTGAGGCCCTGGAACTGGAGGGACAGACAAGTGATGAAGCGGGCAAAAGTCCTTCTGGAATAGAGGGGCACCTCGGGCAAGTCAGGCAACGCCATGCATTGAGGTGACCACCTCTGTGCCAAGGGAAGGCAGGGTGCTTGCAGGCCTTCCCAAAAGCATCTCAAGGGAAGGTTTCCatctgccctgccctgtttgCTTGACTTTAGCTGaatctttctctctctgaaagACAGGAAGCTCAGGTGTGTTAGGAGAATACTGTGAGCATTGGCAGAGGTGAACGGTCAGGAATCCAGAGGCTTGTGCAACTCTCTTCCATAGAGAGTCCCTTGTTGTATATTTCCAAAAAAGCAGAGCCTAAATGGCAAGTCAGCGATTGGGGAAATGCAGCACTGAGACAATAAAGCTGTAACATGCCTTGTTTTGCGAGGGACAAGTAAAACAACCAATGTTCAAACAACACATActgagaagatgaagaagaaaacctAATTTTTCTAAGGTTTtctaatgtttattttcttctctgtgcctTTTGAAGACTGCCTATATcctattttcattgttttcttttttcctgtcttgagAATGAATTTTGCATTCTGGATATTTTAAGTCAGACATAAGAAAAGTTCCATATTGTTTGACAATCATGAAAAGGTAAGTTTAGAGGTAACATCCATTGTCTTTGATGACTGGATCAGACTCAATTTTAAATACCCTTGTATGTCAGGCTCATATGCAAAGATGCTAGATTGATCTTGGAAGGGCATTAAACCAAGAAACAAGTACTTCAAAATCTCGGGAGGTGGCTGCCATGGTGAGTTCCATGAGGTGTcacggccccagccccgctccatgGCCGGTGTCCCTGAGGTGTCACAGCCCCAGTCTTGCTCCATGGCCGGTTTCCCTGAGGgctgacagccccagccccgctccatgGCCGGTGTCCCTGAGGTGTcacggccccagccccgctccatgGCCGGTTTCCCTGaggtgtcacagccccagccccgctccatggccggtgtccctgagggctgaCAGCCCCAGACCCGCTCCATGGCCGGGTTTCCTGGTCACTTCGAGGTGCTGTTGCTCTCTCTCTGTGGAGAAAGTACAGGCCAGGGAGCTTGCAGAGTAGGCCCAGAGACACGAGGGCTCtactccctgctcagccctgtgtcagccctgctccttccctccttctcctcccgtTGTCAGGTCGCACTGACACTCGGCCTGAGCCCAGCGTTCCCTTTTGGGGCCAAGggaaatctctgctcctgcctctggcacagggcgctctgccagcaggtcagggaagGAGACAGCCCCGGAGAGAGGCATGAGCAGTGGAGGAAAGCCAGCATCACTGCAGTCTTGCAAAAGGACACCAAGAAGGAGCCAGGAAACTGCAGGCCCATAAgcctcagctccatccccagaAAGGAGACAGAACAACTCCTCTTGGACGCCATCTTTAAGCCTGTGGAATAACAGGAATGGAAACCATGCTTGACCAATCCCATAGgcacctgtgctgcagtgcctggttgGGCTtgtgaggggagagcagtggcTGTTGTCAGCTgggacttcagcaaggctttgtCCCTGCCTCCCATAACAGGCCCCTgaggcagctcagggacagtGGGGCAGAGAAGTGGACAGGGGAGCTCCAAACTCAGGTAGCTGTGAGCTCAGGGGGCCGTGCTGGGCCCAGCCTTGTTTGCCTTATTCCCCAGGGACCTGGCAGAAGGGATGGAGCGCTCCCTCAGTGTTTGCTGATGGGACAGAACTGGGAGCAGGGCTTGAGGCACCAcaaggctctgctgcccttcagtGAGACCTGGACAGGCTCGAGAGTTGAGCAGAGAGGAACCTAATGAAGTTGCACTGGGAAAAGCCTCTAGAAGAGCTTCAGGCTTTGTAATGACCAGGCAACAGAAGTGTTTTAGTGTAGTGGAGTCTATAACGTTGTCTTGTAATGTCCAATGAGGGAAACCACTGCTTCTCTGTATGTTATCAAACCAGTCCCTTGTATGTACGTCAAGAAAGTCTTTGAGAGAAACATGAAAGAATTCAGAAACCTGCCCTGATATTTTTTTGGATCTTCACGATTTTCTGGAATGCAGGGATAAGTGTAAggatgccaaaaaaaaaaaaaaaaagtgaaagcaaatcaataaatctttaaaaactcAGAAGCCTCTCCTGTTTGCTCCTTGAAGAAGTTGCCAAACAAAGTCACTTTTGCAATCCTTTGAAAGATCTTGCAGGAAAAAAGCATTGGCCAAAAGTGCTGCCCTGTGTTTCTGAACAGCAACATGCATTTTGTGTTGATGCAAGGTCTGTACCAAGGCTTCATGCAAAGTGTGTACTAGGGcttgggtttttgtgtgtgtgtgctttgaaTGTGAGTCTTTGCAGGACTATTAATAATTAGACCATGCACTGAAGAGAACATGTTACTGTGTTGTGCTGTCCAGTGCTGAAGAGGGTTGAGACAGAGCAGgtagctctgtgtctgtgtgtgactTGCATGAGCAGCAcgggagcagtgcccagggcctggAGAAGCAAACGGGTTCCCGGTGCTGAGGACACGGTGTCCAGAGCTCGGGATTGTCCGGCCAAGCTCTTCTGGCTCCTTGTGCTTCGAGCCCTGGCcgggagccctgcagagccccgggTGCAGCTTCCCAACTtccccctctgcctcctccctgcctccaggGTAAAGGCACTCCCTGGCATTgcactggctgtgcctccctcctagagcagggaagggatcaTTTCCCAGCCAAGGTGACTCTGCCATGGAGACAGGAAAATGGACAaactcctgctgccccagcatcaggcagctgcagggtgtccctgcctgtcagcccctgccctgcttcccagAGATGCCACTGATTGTTCTAGAAGTCATGGATCTGGATTTCCAGGAGCATGTTTGCAAAGACACGAAAGAGAAAAATTGACAAGAATTGTTTGTGCTTCTCTTGCTGAATTTTTCCAATGTATTTTCTAGTAGGAAAGCACGGACCAAACTGGCAAAGTTTATATAATGTAGGAAAAACATCCTCCTGTATTTGACTTGAGTGGAGGACAGTTGCAAGCTCTCCTGTCAAATGTACACACAAAATTCTCAGTGCATTTTGTGTTCTTTCCACTGAGTCAGTCTAAAAGATGACCTTTCTCAGAAGCTTAATactaatttttccatttatatgAAATGTGAAAGTTGTTAGTTCATAGGATGACAGATAACTGAGGTCTGGaggcagctgtggtggtgtCCAGGTTTATCTCCAGTACCCAATGGtgatcagcagcagcatcaaatCAGGTTCATCTTAGTTTTCTGCAGACAGGTCTAGAGGAAAACATCAGTTCACCTAGAGCAGGATTTGaatccctgcagtgcagctgcctCCGCAAGGGCTCTCTGGGCCACcgcctgccaggggcaggagcagagatttccCTTGGCCGGGGCTAGAGCCCTGGCGTGGCGGTGCCTGAacagcacctccctgcccacagtgccACCCCGGatggctgccccagggcctggCATTTGACCCTGCACTTGCTGCCGGATTCCCGGCCGTGCTTCCACCCCGAGCAAACGCTCGGACCCAGCTCAGAAGCTCGGTGCCCGAGGGGGCCGCCACAAGTGGTTTCCAGGGACTTGAGGCCATGGCTGCCCGATTTTGGGTACACGGTTCTGATGTCATAGTGGCCATTGTGACCTGTGCCACCAAGGCCACAAAAGGGGACGCTGGGCTCAGGCCGAGCGTCAGTGCAACCTGACACCGGGAGGAGAAGGTAGGGTGGTGACGTGGCTGCCCAGGGATCAGAGGGGCCCCACACCTCGGGGCTCTGGGCCTGTGCTGCAGTCTCACctgcctctcccttcccagaATCAGCGGAGGAACAGCCAGGACACTGCGGTGTTCCTCAGCGCGACAACGGGAGGAGAAAGcggacaggagcagggctcacGCAGGCCTGAGCAGGGAGTAGAGCCTCGTGGCTCTGGGCCTGTTCTGCAAACTCCCCCCCCTTCTTTCTCCCCTAGACCGAGAGTACGGTCCCTCAAGGACAGAGACGAAGTCCCTCGAGGACAGAGACGAAGGACAGACAGTCGCCATGTCTGGGAGCAAGCAGGAGGgccctggtgccagggagccaggtgagggcaaagcagccctctgacagcctggcccaggggctcttgtggcagcaggcagcgtggggatcagagcagaggcagggggaggcaggagctgctcggccatgccggggctgggagcctccttcctgcccaagtggggcccagctgggccagggggcagctcctgggacagccgtgcccacaatggcccctgctctgcaaggcctccagccctgcccatcagccaggcagggacagagcagccttggggccgatgctgctgcaggctctgagccCCGCAGAGCTGCTCATGCCCCGTGCCattggctctgtcccctgcagcctgcatgctGTGTCGCCGTGCCGAGGCTGACCCGGACATGTGCGGTGACAAACTGCAGAAgggtgggctctgtgcccacgtGTTCTGCATGGTGAGTGGCTCTGGGCGCTTCCTCCACCATTGCAATGGGCAGCTCCTGTCACCCTCTCCTCATCAGCTCCTCCCCTTGCCTGCAGCTCTTTGCCAGTCTCCTATTTCGGCAAGAGAAACGCCACGTTGGAGTGATGGACTTTCTCCCACGAGACCTCCTAATTGCAGTGCGGCGGGCGGCACAGAAGGTGAGAGCCTGACAAGAGCAGGAAGATTTGTGCCTGGCGAGGTTTGCCAGAGCTTAGCCCAGAGTGCAGGAAAGAAAGGCCGGCCCAGCAGCCGGAACAAAgtctggctcccagcagctgtggcacagaggccctggcacaggagcctccctcctccagcaggcggctctgtgggctgggagTCGGCAGCGGCCATGTCCTGCGCCCTGCCCGGAGCCCTgcggctgcccggggaggcctcgaggctgctgctgctgctgctgacgcGGCTGCTTGGCTCTTTCCAGCGCTGCTGCGTCTGCGGCCAGAGCGGGGCAACCATCATGTGCTGCACGGAGGACTGTGACAGATGGttccacctgccctgtgccaaggAGGGCGGCTGTGTCAATGTATACCTTATTCCGTTCAGGTACCTCATCTCTCTTTATGACCACCCCTGGGGAATGATCCAGCATTTCTCACTTTTGCCATCCATTTTcctccaggtccttctgccCTGAGCACCGTCCAGAGCAGGTGGTGGAGGCGACTCCTGAGCCGGACACCGTTTGCCTcatctgcctggagcctgtggAGGACAGAAAGACCTTCACAACCCTGGTGTGCCCAACGTGCAAAAGGGCCTGGTTCCACAGGGACTGCATCCAGGTAGGAgccctcccctcagccccggggcacagcaggtgctcagcagcagcagcagcagggcctcgCTCAGCCTGCCTCTGtttgccctgcagggacaggcctTGTGCGCTGGTGCTTTGTATTTCCAGTGCCCCCTGTGCAGAGACAGTGGGGAATTCCCTGTTGAAATGCTCATCTTGGGGATCCGAGTCCCCTTCAGGTTGGTGTCCTTCTGCCTGGCCCACCAGGCAGGAGGGTGcaagtgctgtgctgtgccaggccctgccccaggagccctggCCGTGTCCTGTCCCATCAGTCTGGGCTTCAGCTTCACCCCCAACTTGGAAAAGCTCTGGAGAAAGAGCTGATACACCATGGAGCTCCgtgagggagagcagcagaaattcaTCATCACTTCCTTTCTCCATCAGAGACCCAACATGGGAGGACAACGATGCTTTCGCAGGTCTAGGAGTGAGGCACGGCCAGTGCAACGCCAGGGATTGCCTTTACcctgggggcagggaggaggcagaggaacgGGGGTAAGTTGGGAAGCTgcacctggggctctgcagggaaccTGTGTCTCGGCAAGGGCTCAGAGCGGGAAGAACCGGAAGCGCTTGGCCAGACAACCACGTGCTGGTACACTTTGTTCTCAGTGCTATGAGCCTGTTTGCCTCCCCAGGCCCTGGCAATtgctcctgtgctcctcctgtgctgctgaaggcacCCACCGGCGCTGCTCTGGCCTGAGgaacagcacacagagatgggagtgtgacagctgtgctgggctcggAACATGTATGAGTCAAAGTCCccggtgtccctgggctgggggcagtgcccaggccgGGCTTGGCAGAGCGCAGCATCCActgctggagggctgggggcactgctctggcctggcctggccggGGCCTGGGCGATCTttgacattcctgcttgcccttACAGCCGCCAGGGATGAGACAGAGCTCAATGGCCCCAGGCCGGCCAGACAGTCAGGACTACAATCTGCTCATGGCTGGTCAGAATCTGAGGccatcagccccagctcccacagccctgtgccattgGTGCTGGTTTCCCCGTCTCCATCTCCAGAGacgggcagccacagcaggccCCACCAcgcagcatggcagcaggcgCTGCCATCTTCCTCACTGGacaccagcagcatcagcagatcAAGGGCAACACGCAGCACGTCCCCTGACCCTGAGGACAGGGTCCGTTCCAGACGTGCTGGGCCCAGCCGCAGGCGAAGCTGCTCTCGCCGGCAAAGTCGTGCCCAGAGTCCACCTGTCCGCTCCAGGAGCCGCTGTGACAGGAGCAGCGGGACAGGGCCAAGGGCTGAGAGGCCCAGGCGAAGGGAGACACCATCACGGACATCCCCCAGACGCAGGTGCTCccgccagcaaggctgggcccagagtccacctgtccgctccaggagctgccatgacaggaacagagggacagggcCAAGGACGGAGAGGCCCAGGCGAAGGGAGACATGGTCAGGGCCATCCCCCAGACGCAGGCGCTCccgccagcaaggctgggcccagagtccACCTGTCCGCTCCAGGAGTGTCTGTGACAGAGGCAGTGGGACAGGGCCAAGGACTGAGAGGCCCAGGCGTAGGGGGACATGGTCCGGGCCATCCCCCAGACGCAGGCGCTCccgccagcaaggctgggcccagagtccacctgtccgctccaggagtcgccgtggcagcagcagcaggacaaggccAAGGGCTGAGAGGCCCAGGCGAAGGGACACATCATCGGGGACGGCCCCCAGACGCAGCCGCTCCCGCCAGCAGCGCCGGGCCTCGGCTCAAACTGTGCGGTCCAGGAGTCgccaggacaggagcaggatgACAGCAGCGAGTTCTGAGAGGCCCAGGCGTAGGGGGACGTGGTCGGGGACATCGCGCAGGAGCAGCCGCTCCCACCAGCGACGTCGGACCTCAACTGGGACCTCCAACAGCAGCACGTAGCGCCgtcatcttttctttctaggCCGTGTGTTCCTTGCCGGAAGTGAAGGTGAGAACGGTCAGTGCAGGGACCCTGAGATGTGCAGCTCTGTAAGCAAACCCGATTAGCTCTTGATGTTTCTACTGGCAGGAAGAAGTCTGTGCTAAATACCTTGATATCTGTGTAACCGTGTAGTCAGTGAAAAGTCACTTAAGGATGTGGCTAATTAAAAAGGACTCTGGTTCCTGCCTTTACACTCCAACCCAGTGTTTCCCCAGTGCTTACCCTTGATGATGAACCACTCCTTAATGGGCTTGGATATGCTTAGGGAGACATTCAGAGCAAGGTGGCTCTTAGGGAAGCTGTGTCTGAAAAGGACGTGTGCTGTGTTGCTATCCTTGAACAATCTCATTTCAGTAaagccaaaaaaagaagaaagagagtgAGACACTGCCTCAAGTGTCTGAAGACAACTTCTACAGCATTGCTGCGGATTTGAAAGAGGCCTTTCAAAGAACAAACCAGAATAGATGGTATTTCCTCCGTCTATTCTGGTTTCTTCTTTGAAACACCTTCAAAGAACAAACCAGAACAGACTGAGGAAAAACCCTGGGACAAAGAGGATACACAGCACTCTGCCCCAGATGACCATTTGGGACCTTTGCCTGAGAACGACGCGGCTCAGGAGATGAGTTCTTTCAAGTTTTCCTTCTATGGAGGCACGGAGGAGTTGGGCATCAAAGAAGGTAACAGCAGAACCCTTCTAACAGTGCCATTGCTAAGGAAGAGCTTCTGGCAGGCACTGTAGGGCAATATGGTGTAAAGAAGGTCAGGATGCAGGGGATTTTCAGCAACAGAAGTCAGTAATTAGGCAGAAGCATTTTGATCTTCATTTCTGCTTGCCAGGGCTGTGGTAGATTAATGAGAGGTGTCTCATGCTTGCATCTCAGGAATTCTGAAAGGCACGCTTTGAGAAGGCATTGGGGTTTTTGCTGAGCGGTGAAAAAGCTTGTTCTCATGCCCTGAATTCCTCAAACAGGGAAAAAGGTGACACACCAGTCATATCAAGTTTCATAGGACCTCACAAGGCTTTTAAGGAAATGTGCGTTAATGTAGGGGGAGGAGCAAAGTCCGAGAGCTGCCCCCAAGATCCATGAATATTCTGTTTGTTACTGAATTCTACTCTTGGAcctttagaaaaaggaaatggaatgacACATGATCATTGGGGTGTCCTAACCTTAGATAAAATGAGGCCGTCTGAAATGAAGATGAAACAACATTAACTCTAGTCCCAGTCAtgtaggagagaaaagaaaccccGTGAAGTTatccaaaatattaaaaaacccaatgcAACAGCACAAAGCAACGAGCCCCCCAGACTTGTGCTGAACTGAGAAGGTATTCAGTGTCTTCTGAATGCAATGAGAAATGTTTAAGAATACATAAGGGATTCCTGGAACAAACTGGAAAATACTGGAGCAGAGATGTAGCTTAGAAAATCTGGCAGGGTCAGATTCTGTCCTTCCTAAATCTCTCTTCTCCACTGTAAGTATTTCACgtgaaaggaagaatttttcctgACGAGTAGAGGAATAAtctggttttggcttttattctCTATTGGTGCTGTCATTGCAGAGCCTCACGCGCTTGGGACAATAAAGCCGGTAAAAGCCACGTGGCAAGAGGATCCACGTTTCCAGGACAGCAGTTCTGAGGGTGACGATGAGCCTGAGATGACAGAAATGGAACAGGACCAAGAAATGCAAGTtgcatttctctttgctgtctACTTGGCTGTAGTAGTTGGATGCTGTGGGAATATTAATAGCAGCACTCAGGGAATGGGAAAGTGACATTGCACACCTCTGAGCAATGAAAGTCGTCTTGGAAAACCGTTTGTGCTGCACAGAGTCAAAACTCCCAGCAGCCCATTGGATGTGAATGTGAATATGGAAAGAAAGAGTAGAGCACAAGAAACTAACAGGGTCATTTTGCTTTGACCAACTCCAAACTGAGTTTGGCCAAAAGCCCAAGACACAgtcagttttctctttaaaagagggttttgtaaaataaaaagctctgttgGGTTCCTAGGGAATAAAGCTTTTCAATGGATGCCATTTCTCTGAAGCACTACAGGTTTAACTTGTGTTCATGGAATTTGATAGTACAATTTAGGATGCtcaaatcccttttttccttttctaggtttcttttttttaccacGCACGGGAAGTGctagagttttttttttcttctccaaagatGATGAACGCCTTAGAGGTATGACAGAATTTCTTTACcatgtttaatattttgtttttccttttaaacccTTCCTGTAAATCAGTGAGGTTGAAAAAACGCTGCCTAGTTATCCAAGTTTTCTAGTCAAAATTTGCCACCCTCACTTGTGATCCAAGTTGTGGCAGAATCCTGTGAGAAAGTCCTGGCAAAATGAAGGTCAAGCAGATTtctggctttcttttctttcagacaatTACCCAATAGGAATCTGGACTTTTAGAGTTTACCAAAAACTTAGTCACTTGACAGCTTACATAGACATTTTGGATCCTTTCAGGTATTTAAATCatctttgtctttttcctctctttctggtGTTACCGTTAGGAATGTTGAGTGTTCGTGTCAGCCACATATGTCCCTGTGGTTCTTTGTCCTAATGAATCTGGGGCTTTGTCTTCTGAATGCAGTGAATTTTGTatttagaaacaaagaaaacaacatccAAAGGAAACATGCACAGTCCCCAAAACCTGCACAGGCCACCAAAACAATTGCTGGTTAGATTTTGTAGAATAGAATATTAAGACAAGCTTAAAGGATGTGCCTTCCATGAGATTGATTCCATAACTCTGCTGAAATGCACTGCTGTGTTCACACAGTTCCTGGCCTGCAATCTTCCAGGCAGCCTGATTCACAGGGTGTGTTGAAATGGAGAGCTCAGGCCTCAgttctgggggtgctggtgctgagcttCTAATGCAACAGCTGCAATTTCAGTGCAATTCAGATTGCAGCATGTTGAGGgaaagtgctgctgcctttgattGTTCTTAGCACACCAGGCTGCAGTAGGAAACATTTCTGCTGGAGCCAAGGTGTGGTGGGGGCAGGAGAATAGGAAGGGTGTGAGAATTGATTTCTGATTTTAGTGCTGCGTTGGACATGATTGttagaagcagcagcacaatcaCAAGTGTTTAAGGCTATTAATTGGATGTTTCTTTTGTGCAGAGGGTCCGCAGTTATTTTGTAGATTAGCAGAAGtcagtgaagaaaaagaggGTTAGGAAGACAGACGTAGATTATTGCTTGAGGTGAGTATGGAACATCTGTTCCCTGGTAAGTCTAGGTGAAAGCTGAGCATGGGGAGGGATTGCAGGTATGAATGTGCATGCAAAAATAAGTCAGGACCTCGAGAAGAGCTTCAAATTTGTAATGAACAGGGACGAGAAGTTTTGTAGTGTAGCGGTGTGTATAAAACATCATGTTGTGTGGTCCAGTCAGGTAAACCACTCCATCTTTGTGTGTTACAGGAGCAGCTTCTTAACTGTATGTAAGGACAGTGAATGTAGAGACTTCTCCTCATAGTGGATTCAGGAACTTCTCTTTAGAATTTGttagattttcattattttctggaaCGCCAAAGGAAGCATTAGGATACCCTATAGGAAGTGCAAGCAAACCAATAAAGTTTTTACCAATGAGAAGCGAGTCCCGTTTGTTCCTTGAAAGTGTTGCCAAACAAGGTTactttgaaaatgctttcaaagctCTGACAGGGATCAATATCAGCAAAGCCTGTTAGG contains:
- the LOC132077988 gene encoding LOW QUALITY PROTEIN: PHD finger protein 7-like (The sequence of the model RefSeq protein was modified relative to this genomic sequence to represent the inferred CDS: inserted 2 bases in 1 codon; deleted 1 base in 1 codon); translated protein: MSCALPGALRLPGEASRLLLLLLTRLLGSFQRCCVCGQSGATIMCCTEDCDRWFHLPCAKEGGCVNVYLIPFRSFCPEHRPEQVVEATPEPDTVCLICLEPVEDRKTFTTLVCPTCKRAWFHRDCIQVGALXPQPRGTAGAQQQQSRASLSLPLFALQGQALCAGALYFQCPLCRDSGEFPVEMLILGIRVPFRDPTWEDNDAFAGLGVRHGQCNARDCLYPGGREEAEERGPWQLLLCSSCAAEGTHRRCSGLRNSTQRWECDSCAGLGTCMSQSPRRQG